The following coding sequences lie in one Halorarum halophilum genomic window:
- a CDS encoding right-handed parallel beta-helix repeat-containing protein yields MPRKLNAIALTAIMVVSLFAGGTVAASEMAQQTENTAPTEITACTVIDSPGHYALTQDIVRPEGDAGPCIEIRASDVTLDGNGHTLDGNDTEAPGIVTTAAHPVENVTIANLTVRGNEPNIKFEAVTTGQIVNVSSLDPEITSLHVSQSRHIEIRDSTFEGTISSAVAIDNSEHLSVVNNTITAYEGLSASGVNDSEIRDNVIRGSGWTLRLSGSENTISNNTIEGRPDEAITVSGSDNTVIENSITLGHDGIVLSGSNHTVADNHVDRMTGWAATAEGVNHTFRNNSLSGGEPEGASGGALRISGEEHVIENNSLNGFNGVYVASATGPISIENNSMDGFRHIVVAESKLCPDPGVVVTAHGNVFDPMPSSYQGEIHYGILNHDDDMVNATNNYWGASDGPSSHDGENVTDPVTGEPANGSGMPVSEGVHFDPHLEDSPANETDS; encoded by the coding sequence ATGCCCCGCAAACTGAATGCGATCGCATTGACTGCGATCATGGTCGTCTCACTGTTCGCTGGCGGGACGGTGGCGGCGTCCGAGATGGCACAGCAAACGGAGAACACAGCACCGACGGAGATCACCGCCTGTACGGTGATCGACTCTCCGGGTCACTACGCGTTGACCCAGGACATTGTCCGGCCGGAGGGAGACGCGGGTCCGTGTATCGAGATTCGAGCGAGTGACGTCACGCTCGATGGGAACGGTCACACGCTCGATGGAAACGACACGGAGGCGCCTGGAATCGTGACAACTGCCGCCCACCCGGTCGAGAACGTCACTATCGCGAACCTCACCGTTCGCGGTAACGAGCCCAACATCAAGTTCGAAGCCGTAACCACCGGTCAGATCGTGAACGTCTCGAGTCTCGATCCGGAAATCACCAGCCTCCACGTCAGTCAGTCACGTCACATCGAAATCCGCGACAGCACGTTCGAGGGGACGATCTCGTCTGCGGTCGCGATCGACAACTCAGAGCACCTGAGCGTCGTGAACAATACGATCACCGCATATGAGGGGCTCAGCGCATCGGGGGTGAACGACTCTGAGATTAGAGACAACGTCATCCGAGGCTCGGGGTGGACGCTCCGTCTCAGTGGTTCGGAGAACACCATCTCGAACAACACGATCGAAGGGCGGCCCGATGAAGCCATCACGGTCAGCGGAAGCGACAACACAGTAATCGAGAACTCGATCACGCTCGGTCACGACGGAATCGTCCTCTCGGGCTCGAATCACACGGTCGCCGACAACCACGTGGATCGGATGACCGGATGGGCCGCCACCGCCGAAGGGGTCAACCACACGTTCCGGAACAATAGTCTCAGCGGCGGTGAGCCCGAGGGAGCGTCGGGCGGCGCGCTCCGTATCAGCGGCGAGGAGCATGTAATCGAGAACAACTCCCTGAACGGATTCAACGGCGTCTACGTCGCCAGTGCGACTGGACCGATCTCGATCGAGAACAACTCGATGGATGGATTCCGGCACATCGTGGTCGCCGAATCGAAGCTCTGCCCCGACCCCGGCGTGGTCGTCACGGCGCACGGGAACGTCTTCGATCCCATGCCGTCGAGCTACCAGGGGGAGATCCACTATGGTATCCTGAACCACGACGACGACATGGTGAACGCCACGAACAACTACTGGGGCGCGAGCGACGGCCCCTCCAGTCACGACGGGGAGAACGTCACGGACCCAGTCACGGGCGAACCCGCGAACGGGAGCGGCATGCCCGTCTCTGAAGGTGTCCACTTCGACCCCCACCTGGAGGATTCCCCGGCCAACGAGACCGACTCGTAA
- a CDS encoding potassium channel family protein has product MYIIIVGAGDIGTPLIDVATRFGNEVVVIERERKKADQIADEYDCLVLNADATIKKTLEDAGAEQADAIISTTDQDATNIMICLLSKELEIPAILSVVHSPEHMGLFRQIGVNTMENPQQLIAEYLYRAVARPAIVDYLRIGEEAEVFEIDVTAGAPIAGKTLNEAANEGIIPDDVLIVAIEREGDDPPITPRGDSLIKPDDLLTVYSGFGADPELTDVFGHYEDRVD; this is encoded by the coding sequence ATGTATATCATCATCGTCGGGGCCGGTGATATCGGAACCCCTCTCATCGATGTCGCCACTCGATTCGGCAACGAGGTCGTTGTCATCGAACGTGAACGGAAGAAAGCCGACCAGATCGCGGATGAGTACGACTGTTTGGTCCTCAACGCCGACGCAACAATCAAGAAGACGCTCGAAGACGCGGGCGCCGAGCAGGCCGACGCCATCATCTCCACGACCGACCAGGACGCGACCAACATCATGATCTGCCTGCTGTCGAAGGAGCTGGAGATTCCCGCCATCCTCTCGGTGGTTCACAGTCCCGAGCACATGGGGCTGTTCCGCCAGATCGGTGTCAACACGATGGAGAACCCCCAGCAACTCATCGCCGAGTACCTCTATCGAGCGGTCGCTCGCCCTGCCATCGTGGACTACCTGCGCATCGGCGAGGAGGCGGAAGTGTTCGAAATCGACGTCACGGCGGGAGCACCGATCGCCGGCAAGACGCTCAACGAAGCTGCCAATGAGGGAATCATTCCGGACGACGTCCTGATCGTCGCTATCGAGCGCGAGGGAGACGACCCACCCATCACCCCGCGTGGAGATTCGCTCATCAAACCCGATGACCTCTTGACGGTGTACTCGGGATTCGGGGCGGATCCGGAGCTCACCGACGTGTTCGGCCACTATGAAGACCGAGTTGACTGA
- a CDS encoding PQQ-like beta-propeller repeat protein, producing the protein MVGLAGCGQLLGDDSDESNMGRTEACGTYEPTVSGSSGWRTVGGDPAGTGVVPATGAPEAPLSLDWTFTLGGMAGAVRPVATADRVYAHEMDSMLYAVDAGTGEEVWGKRVDAPRGSSAIGDDVVVTLAESTVLGLNPETGKTRWTGPDSHVGLFQGSPVIIDETVYVPTELSLLALNLADGSIRWQHTTGEETVATPAIIGDTIYYGDYDTYVYALDAATGEERWRVKTNAHIDCNVAIADGTVFAGSDEGVLHALDAGTGDHRWTYDLQSIPKVIASDGAHAYVGAGATLHALEVVTGAHCWSTENEDSYVTGIAISDGRVYAPLERIGSENGGLPGVLDAATGEALAETHGQFESSWARFNRGPAVVDGAVYASGVDEGGITLARFS; encoded by the coding sequence ATGGTCGGACTCGCGGGCTGTGGTCAACTCTTGGGTGACGATTCGGACGAGTCGAACATGGGTCGTACAGAAGCGTGCGGGACGTACGAGCCGACGGTCAGCGGCTCGTCCGGCTGGCGGACGGTTGGCGGCGACCCCGCTGGGACGGGCGTTGTCCCGGCGACTGGGGCACCCGAGGCGCCGCTGTCGCTCGATTGGACGTTTACACTCGGAGGGATGGCTGGGGCGGTGCGGCCCGTCGCCACGGCAGACCGGGTCTACGCGCACGAGATGGACTCGATGCTGTACGCGGTCGACGCTGGGACCGGCGAGGAGGTGTGGGGAAAACGCGTGGACGCGCCTCGGGGGTCATCAGCCATCGGAGACGACGTGGTCGTCACTCTCGCGGAGTCCACGGTCCTCGGGCTGAACCCTGAGACGGGCAAGACGAGGTGGACCGGTCCCGACAGCCACGTCGGCCTGTTCCAGGGCAGTCCTGTCATCATCGACGAGACGGTCTACGTCCCGACAGAACTCTCGTTGCTCGCGCTCAACCTCGCCGACGGGTCGATAAGGTGGCAGCACACGACAGGCGAGGAGACAGTCGCGACACCGGCTATCATCGGCGATACGATCTACTACGGTGATTACGACACTTACGTCTACGCGCTCGATGCGGCGACAGGCGAGGAACGATGGCGCGTCAAAACGAACGCGCACATCGACTGTAACGTTGCCATTGCGGACGGCACTGTCTTCGCCGGCAGCGACGAGGGGGTACTCCACGCGCTCGACGCGGGCACCGGCGACCACCGATGGACGTACGACCTCCAGTCCATACCGAAGGTCATCGCGAGTGATGGGGCCCACGCGTACGTCGGGGCGGGTGCGACGCTCCACGCACTCGAGGTCGTGACCGGTGCACACTGCTGGTCGACGGAAAACGAGGATAGCTACGTCACTGGCATAGCTATCAGTGACGGTCGGGTGTACGCCCCGCTCGAAAGAATTGGGTCTGAGAACGGCGGACTCCCGGGTGTGCTCGACGCCGCGACCGGCGAAGCGCTCGCAGAGACGCACGGGCAGTTCGAATCGTCCTGGGCGCGGTTCAATCGGGGCCCAGCTGTTGTCGACGGCGCGGTCTACGCGTCCGGGGTTGACGAGGGTGGTATCACTCTGGCTCGATTCAGCTGA
- a CDS encoding mandelate racemase/muconate lactonizing enzyme family protein has product MGTIQSVETRHCDAGWRNYHFLRITTDEGVVGWSEYDENLGATGITTVIDDMAETLIGEPVDAIERIRARLVAQARQSLTGVMAMAIGAIENALLDAKAKELGVPCVDLLGGAVREEIPVYWSHCGTYRITRSEWYDPVRTLEDVTALGEEVRESQFTALKTNIFDFSGDEPTGWAPGFGRPFHPSLTIEADQLEAQRQYLEALREGAGPEVDVLLDLNYNMKPEGYIRLLQELADFDLFWVEIDSPNAKALADVRRASPHPISSCEALVPHEAFVPYLHEQAMDVVIIDALWNGIQQTTKIAAMADAHQLHVAPHNYYGHLSTFMNAHWAAAVPNLRIMETDIDRLPWDDELFTATPEYRDGNLQLPDGPGWGCEPDEAALDEHPPSS; this is encoded by the coding sequence ATGGGTACAATCCAGTCCGTCGAGACCCGGCACTGCGATGCAGGATGGCGCAACTACCACTTCCTCCGCATCACTACTGACGAAGGCGTCGTCGGCTGGAGCGAGTACGACGAGAACCTCGGAGCCACCGGCATCACCACGGTCATCGATGACATGGCCGAGACGCTGATCGGTGAGCCCGTGGACGCCATCGAGCGCATCCGCGCGCGTCTCGTCGCCCAGGCCCGCCAGTCCCTGACCGGCGTGATGGCGATGGCCATCGGTGCTATCGAGAACGCCCTGCTCGACGCGAAGGCGAAGGAACTCGGCGTTCCCTGCGTCGACCTGCTGGGCGGGGCCGTCCGCGAGGAGATCCCGGTGTACTGGTCGCACTGTGGCACCTATCGAATCACCCGGTCGGAGTGGTACGACCCTGTGCGCACCCTGGAGGACGTGACCGCCCTTGGCGAGGAGGTGCGCGAAAGCCAGTTCACGGCCCTGAAGACGAACATCTTCGACTTCAGCGGCGACGAGCCGACAGGGTGGGCACCGGGCTTCGGCCGCCCGTTCCACCCGTCTCTGACGATCGAAGCCGACCAACTGGAGGCCCAGCGGCAGTACCTCGAAGCGCTCCGAGAGGGGGCGGGCCCGGAAGTGGACGTTCTCCTCGATCTGAACTACAACATGAAGCCGGAAGGGTACATCCGCCTCCTGCAGGAACTCGCCGATTTCGACCTGTTCTGGGTCGAGATCGACTCGCCCAACGCGAAGGCGCTGGCGGACGTTCGGCGCGCGAGCCCTCACCCCATCAGCTCCTGTGAAGCGCTGGTCCCACACGAGGCGTTCGTACCCTACCTGCACGAACAGGCGATGGACGTGGTCATCATCGACGCGCTCTGGAACGGCATCCAACAGACCACGAAAATCGCGGCCATGGCGGACGCACATCAGCTACACGTCGCGCCGCACAACTACTACGGCCACTTGTCCACGTTCATGAACGCGCACTGGGCGGCCGCCGTGCCCAACCTGCGCATCATGGAGACAGACATCGACCGGCTCCCCTGGGACGACGAGCTGTTCACCGCCACCCCGGAATACCGCGACGGGAACCTGCAGCTGCCCGACGGTCCCGGCTGGGGCTGTGAACCGGACGAGGCGGCGCTCGACGAGCACCCCCCAAGCTCCTGA